In Trichoderma atroviride chromosome 2, complete sequence, one DNA window encodes the following:
- a CDS encoding uncharacterized protein (EggNog:ENOG41), giving the protein MILQASSQAVRSSLSRRSASLLRKSYSSVSGTSQTRFTYALPENKKVSYQELFENVRGKKILDNPDGHNAAVILTTPSFARDLENADIMGQFARLMAGSADVDKFHVLSAVVDRLAAPAGSLRSHEGISVLRGHLDHMLPHLWQPLSPKSKDDADSVSALTFNLGDPSVTLPLARTTFHNSRPSTLLTSEFDLAHSVPRLTQQTEKHSQFVKVSLDRDIESLAHLDMWAPLMPLTQPRTVTESFGNIIRGIEVDGNTIPASTELEDIVNKLHKQNGPSGVLSGPVGVWAMVTPDRNASGALEEWFEEAPEPITALPDIDDIRETVKATAQHLKLLYSHGGRLYKILSGGGGWGAKKGLLSLDPQRAHFSLSEEEEMQNFIQSMNGGGFTPEGSQIQFFMSAPALPENTAEPFTPGVVFGVSGDVAVPSEADPINGFIGQHFGALSNSAIYLSGQGLPGGKETKLSVPHSRVYSREPEVKMGAFESLAYGLADAGTIVLAGLKH; this is encoded by the exons ATGATCCTTCAAGCCTCTTCACAAGCTGTGAGAAGCTCGCTTTCACGGCGAAGTGCATCTCTTCTTAGAAAGTCATATTCAAGCGTTTCAGGAACTAGCCAAACAAGATTCACATACGCTTTGCCagagaataaaaaa GTCAGCTATCAAGAGCTCTTTGAGAATGTGAGAGGCAAGAAAATCTTGGATAATCCCGACGGCCACAACGCAGCAGTCATCCTCACAACGCCAAGCTTTGCCAGAGACCTCGAAAATGCAGACATCATGGGCCAATTTGCCAGATTGATGGCCGGTTCAGCAGATGTGGACAAGTTTCATGTTCTAAGCGCCGTGGTCGACCGTctcgcagctccagcagggTCACTCAGATCTCACGAGGGGATATCAGTTCTACGAGGTCACTTGGACCATATGCTACCGCATCTATGGCAGCCGCTATCGCCAAAGTCCAAGGATGATGCAGATTCAGTATCTGCTTTGACGTTTAATCTTGGAGACCCCTCGGTGACGCTGCCCCTGGCTAGAACCACATTCCACAATAGCAGACCATCCACACTCTTGACATCTGAGTTTGATCTGGCTCATAGCGTGCCTCGACTCACTCAACAAACCGAAAAGCACTCACAGTTTGTGAAAGTCTCGCTGGACCGTGATATCGAGTCACTGGCGCATCTTGATATGTGGGCACCCCTGATGCCATTGACTCAGCCTCGGACCGTGACTGAAAGCTTTGGAAACATCATTCGAGGTATCGAGGTCGACGGGAATACTATCCCAGCATCCACCGAACTAGAGGACATTGTCAACAAGCTTCATAAGCAAAATGGCCCATCTGGCGTTTTATCTGGCCCAGTAGGAGTCTGGGCAATGGTTACCCCTGACCGTAACGCATCAGGTGCGCTAGAGGAATGGTTCGAGGAAGCCCCCGAGCCCATAACGGCACTGCCAGATATCGATGATATCAGGGAAACTGTAAAGGCCACAGCTCAACATCTCAAGCTGCTTTACAGCCACGGCGGTCGCTTGTACAAGATAT TgagcggtggcggcggatgGGGAGCCAAAAAGGGACTGTTGTCTCTCGACCCTCAGCGCGCACACTTTTCTCTTtcggaggaagaggaaatgCAAAACTTTATACAATCGATGAATGGCGGAGGCTTCACTCCCGAAGGCTCACAGATTCAATTTTTCATGTCTGCACCAGCTCTGCCAGAAAATACTGCGGAGCCCTTTACACCTGGTGTTGTCTTTGGAGTTTCTGGGGATGTTGCAGTTCCCAGCGAGGCCGATCCGATAAATGGCTTCATAGGACAGCATTTTGGCGCGCTTTCAAACTCGGCCATCTATCTCTCTGGACAAGGGCTGCCCGGTGGCAAGGAGACGAAGCTGAGCGTGCCGCATTCTAGAGTGTACAGCAGAGAACCTGAGGTCAAGATGGGTGCTTTTGAAAGCCTCGCGTATGGGCTGGCAGATGCTGGAACAATAGTACTAGCAGGGCTGAAGCATTAA